The DNA segment TGCTCTCTTGCACCCTCTCATTCGACACGCTATGGCCGAACAATGCAAGACAGCTAAAAGCCCTTATTGTTTCCTTGTTGCCCCTTTATTAATAGAAAACAGTATTAATAAAACGGTTGAAAAAGTTTTGGTCGTTGATGTCAAGCCCGAAACTCAAATTAGCAGAACAGTAAGCCGAGATAATAATACTGCTGCGCAAGTTCAGAAAATTTTAGACGCACAAGTATCTCGTGAAGAGCGTTTAGCTCATGCAGATTATGTGATAAACAACGACGATTGCTCAATTGAAGAATTAAAAGCGCAGGTTGAAGTATTACATAGAGAATTTTTAAAATTAGTCGTTGGTTAATTCCATAACGAGTGAAGATCGCCGATGATTTCGGACATTATTTTTAGTGGCTAAGCCATTACGCGCGAATAAATTCACGCCAACCATACATTCCCCCAAAAAAAATAATAGCCTTTAACTAAATCCTTGGTTAGTATAGAAAAGATCAGAACAAAAATTATAAAAACATGACTGAAATTCTTTATGAACACCCTCTAAACGAACGGATTCGTAACTATTTGAAACTTGAACAATTATTTGTTCAGGCGCGTTCGTGTCTAGCGCAAGAGTTTTCATCAAGCCATACTCTTTTTTTTAATGCTTTATTTGCCATTTTAGATACTTTAGACAGAACCGATTTACGCGGTGATGTTATTAAGGATCTAGAAAAACTTGAACAAAATTTAATCCTTTGGTCAAAATCACCAGATGTAAATTCAAAAGCCTTACAGCTTAATCTTGAACAAACAAAAACTCTAGCCACTAACCTTCGTTCAAAACAGCCATTATGGGCGAATTTGAAAGATGATAAATTTTTAGACGGTATGCGCAAGCGCTTTACTTTGCAAGGTGCATATTGCGGATTTGATTTACCGGCTCTTGTTTATTGGTTAAATCAACCACCTATTTTTATTCAACAAGATGTTGATCGATGGTTGAGTGCATTAAGTACCATTGAACAGGCGTTGGTCATAATTTTAAAATTTATCCGTCAAAAATCTGCTTTTAAAGATGTTGAAGCTGGCAACAGCTTTTATCAAGATAATGGTGAAGGTTTATTACTATTACGAATTAAACTACCTGAAGCTGTTGATTACTTTCCGTCAGTAAGTGGCAATAGATATCGATACTCTATTCGATT comes from the Thalassotalea nanhaiensis genome and includes:
- the coaE gene encoding dephospho-CoA kinase (Dephospho-CoA kinase (CoaE) performs the final step in coenzyme A biosynthesis.), whose product is MSKLVIGLTGGIGSGKTTVADIFCEYGIDIIDADIVAREVVEPGTPALNQIAEYFGFDFILADGSLDRTQLRHKVFASETDKAWLNALLHPLIRHAMAEQCKTAKSPYCFLVAPLLIENSINKTVEKVLVVDVKPETQISRTVSRDNNTAAQVQKILDAQVSREERLAHADYVINNDDCSIEELKAQVEVLHREFLKLVVG
- the zapD gene encoding cell division protein ZapD, which translates into the protein MTEILYEHPLNERIRNYLKLEQLFVQARSCLAQEFSSSHTLFFNALFAILDTLDRTDLRGDVIKDLEKLEQNLILWSKSPDVNSKALQLNLEQTKTLATNLRSKQPLWANLKDDKFLDGMRKRFTLQGAYCGFDLPALVYWLNQPPIFIQQDVDRWLSALSTIEQALVIILKFIRQKSAFKDVEAGNSFYQDNGEGLLLLRIKLPEAVDYFPSVSGNRYRYSIRFMELCETKGQQYITDTVKFQLSKC